TAATTAAGATGTATCATTATGATTCTTTTTACTAAACAATTTCCCAAAGATCAACTATATGTTTATATTGAGAGTTAATATGTATTCTGTTTAGCCAATCGGTCTTCAACTGGTGCCAAGATCGTGCATATCTTTGGAAAGTTTTATGCCATTCAATCATTTGCCCCTTTATTGTTTCAAATGCAGCATCTGACAGTGGGATTAGTTTCTCTTTACCATGTTATTTCACGTGCCatcttaagtttttcttttttgtcatgtaTTGTTGTTcgagaatatgaaaatgtaaaaatataatttgaaaaattacaaaaatacaaattatatagcGTCTTAAGCACgagcaaggcgctatatgaatacaatttttattaatgttacacTACGAAATGTTCAAGTGTGGGGAAAGTGAATGAACCCCTCAAAAGACACACAACACAGTTTTGGTTTAGCATTGCCTGTAGTGTAAACCTTAGCGAACTGATAATAGCCTAAATGGTTAAAAGTATGAATTGATGAAGAAAGCTGGCGACAAATCTAATCTCATTTTTCTTAACcgcttttcttaatgagtgttGCCGTTACGTCATACACGTGATACTTAATATGTGATTTATGATTCCTGATGTTTGTATGTATACACCCATTCATAGATATCCtctatagtggttaaggctttggacttgaaTCCCCGAGGGTGTGGGTTCATATCCCATTGCTGACAATGTGTGACCATGAAGAAGTCTCTTCACCTGCCTGCGCTcctattggggaaaaaaaaaaaaaacaaaagaaacgaaaccagttgtatctcaaattttCAAAATCTTTGTCACGGGACAAAAACAAACCTCGAGCCTCTtgttgtacaaatgtttttataGGGAATTAACCTGAGAATCGCACGTTCACTTGCGGacgcacacttttttttttttctttacttatttcgAGTTTCAGCACCCGTCTCAGCACAGCGCGGCTCCAAAAAAACAGTACGCGCCTGCCCTCGTCTCAAGTGAGTTAATAATCTCGGCATTATTCTCGCGGCAGCCCTGCCAAAAAAAACTGCAATCGTTTAAACAGGTTTATTTGTCCTGCAAAAAATGGGCTTAAGATGCCCATTGTGGCCAGCTTTGCAGCCACGCGTTCGGAGCAGCGACGGAGGAGTTGAGGGGTGTCAGGCGTTGCTTAGTGATCAGTAATCTCCTTCACTCGTGCTTCTCTTTTTGGAGATTTTAGGtttgttgttaaaaaaaagaggGGGATGGAGCTGAAAAAAAAAGGGTCAAACCACCCCCGCCAAACTTCGATTTGCGCCCAGGGAGACGGCGCTCTTTTGTTCGAGTCGACAAAGGGTTCAAGGAGCGTGGTTTAACAGAGACACGCGTTGGGGTTTAATGTGTGCTCCCTTGCGTGAAAGGGACGGCATGTGTTCCTATTGTATGCACGCCAGCTGCCTGGTTTAGTACTTAACAACAACTTGATGTGTTACGAGTGAGCGAGGGAGGGGAGGCTGGACAagtattctaattttttttttcttttctttctttcttcttctttttttttttctccccccctTTCATTATGTTATGGTATTATCACCAGCCATCTGCCTGCCGGGTTGCAGCGAGAACCACGGTTACTGCGAGCGCCCTGGAGAGTGCAAGTGTCGGATTGGGTGGCAGGGACGCCTGTGCGACGAGTGTGTGCGCTACCCCGGCTGTCTGCACGGCACCTGCAGCAAGCCCTGGGAGTGCAACTGCCAGGAGGGTTGGGGCGGACTCTTCTGCAACCAGGACCTGAACTACTGCACCAACCATAAGCCCTGCTTAAATGGGGCCACCTGCACCAACACCGGACAGGGGAGCTATACGTGCGCCTGCCGGCCAGGCTACAGCGGCACCAACTGCGAGCTGGAGACCAACGAGTGCGACAGCAACCCCTGCAAGAACGGCGGCAGCTGCAACGTGAGTGTTCCGTCCGCTTCTCTCCGCAGCGACACACGCATGCGCAGACATACACAGACGTACACACATCTGATCTGAGAATCGAAAAGAATCGAGGGGAGCTTACTAACTACATCTCCAAATCACATACAAAAACGCACACGTTAGATCTTTTAAGTATTCATTTTGAGTATATATTTGAGATAACGTATACTATTTCTGTATACATACATTTTGAGTTAGCATGCATATTCATATAGTATTCATTATAAAgcttacacatatactgtatatgaaggaATTTGTTTACTTCTACAAGTTTCTCAGATACCAATATTGATTGGCTTATTAAACATCCATAACAAATATGGACAAATGCAAACTTTTATTTAACAACAGAGTCTGACTTTTAAAGCAGAGCTCTGAAAATTGTTTCAGCTGCCCGATTGTGTTGAGAATGCAGTGTATTACCAAACTAGTCCATTCTACCTTCCACTTTGACACTTTTACGATTTTACACAACAAACAGACTGCACTCTGCATGTCTAAATAACCCTGTCGATTATTACTTAATTATGCTTAGATTAGACTAACTTTTAACAGGCCTGATTTTTAAAAGCTTTCTCCTCCTGCCCTACATATCATAAGCAGCTTATACTGAGAAGTATAAGAAACAGGAACTTGGGATAAagataatacatttataaaaatgttcagCCTTCCTAGATTATCATGTACAGGGCAGGGTTAAATATAACCCTTCTTCTTTAAGGCTGACACATTTATTACTAGAACATAAATCAGTGTCTCAAACATGCATCATTGCTTTCCTGTATACTGTAATAtcttaatatgtatatattatagtatatttttTTGTGTGGGTGTATATACACTTTCATGTaactcattttcattttacatcaATTCATATTTGCTTTCCTTTTTCTCATCTATTCCTCAACTCTGCCATCTTTTGAAAATCAGGCTCAAAGTGCATGGGTTGCTTGCATATATGCATCAAGTGATATGCCAATAGATGTAAAGTTAAATACaactaaacaacaacaaaaatggaaTGCCTTTTAGAAAGAGAAGCCATATTTCTTGTATCAAATGACTGTTTTAGCATGTTGCCTGTTCAACTCTGACAATTTACAGCCAGGTTTCAAGCTGACTTTTGCTGGCCCTGCAAAGGTAGCTGTGAAAGGTTGATAGATGATCATCTGGAAGTCCAGGTAGGGCAAGATGATGCAATGATGGAGTCGGGGGTAGCGGGTGTATGGGTCTTGAAGGTGGGGGTCGGGACACATGGCCCTGCTTTTTTGCAGTCATTTCAGATCTTTTTAGTAGCATTCACTTTATTTCATTAAGATCAATTTAAGTAAAGCAGGGTGATACTGGAATGGCTTGCAGGTTTTATAAAATATCCAATCTGACCCCAGTTAATAATAGAGAATAGCATGCAATGCCTTTCATATGTGCCTGTGTTGTTCTGTGAGAAACATGGTGGTATGGTGGGTAGAGTTGTTAACAGCCTCAGATCACAGCCCTGTCACTGACTGTGTGCTCCGGTTCTCCGTCAATCCTAAGGAAGTGCTACTAAGTTCACTGATGGGAGTAAAATAAAGATTCACTGATTGGTGGTGCTTTGAAAGAAGTATTTAtcaatccatctgtccatctttGTAACCCACTCATCTAGGGCAGGGTTACGGTAGAGCTGGTGTTTCCCAGCAATCAtcgggtgtaaggcaggaacaaaccctggacggggCACCAGTTAGTAAATATTTCTTTGTGTAGCACTCAAAGATGATCGGTGATCCATTTTTAAGTAAGATAAATGTAAAAGCAACACAGGCTCAGTAGCTCTTAGTGCACAACACCAGTGCTTGAAACCATGCTGAAGGGATCAGCTATGTGGGCGCAACATTATGTACCAAACAAATTCCTAATGACATTTGTAATACTTAGAGGTGACACAGCCTTTACCTGTATATTCACACATGGGGTTCAGCTGGTgacttttattttccatattgTCGTGTCGTTTGTCTCCACGTTTGTTGGTAGCCTGTAAGAAGAGGCCCACAGAAAGCTTCAAAAGGACTTTTCTTATGTGAGGTATAGCCAAGACCTGCAGTCTTCTGCACTTGATTAGGACCTGAATTGCTGGGAATTCTCCAGTTATCCATTGCACAGTCATGGGGAGCCTAAGCCTAATCACGCAGAACTGGGCAACGAGGCAGTAACCAAATCTGGATAGAGATGAGGGTACACACTCCCTCTCAGTATAAACGTGCCTTTTTGGAGAGTGGGACAAACCTGGAGAACTCGGAGGAAACCCCTGTGGACGCCAGGAGAACTTGCAGACTTCAGACTCAGACAGTGACAGGTTTGGGAATGGAACCAAGCTCCTTGAAATACTGGGGGACTACCCACCATGCCACCTTATTATTAACAGCAAAATTAGTGTTGTGATTTGATTTGTCTGTTTTTGCTGGCCATCAAGATTcttgggtttttaatttttagtgtATGTTGACTATTCTCTGGAGTTCAATTTAAATTGTTTGTTAGCTAATCTAAATTGTTGATCTACCAGGTCCAACCAAATGACACTATTGATGATAACGTTATTAAGAAAGCCGTGCTAAAATATTCAGGTTTTTCCATAACTTTAAtaccattttgttaaaaaaaaaaaatcatggtttAGTTGCCATCCCATGTCCACAATGGACTGTACTAAAAGCACCATATGTCCGTAATCAAACATGGGGACAACCCTCTTGAGTTTTGTTTCACACTTGCAGGCAAACTTTCCACCAGAAGCAGAGTTATAACATTAAAACAGATTATTTAAAGAAGAGCTTATTTACATTGGGAAATCGATGATTTGATTAGCTTTGGAAAATACAGCTGTCAGGATGGCTGCAGAATCCCATTTGTTCTCCTTGACTCAAAAGATCTGGCAGTTTGTTGAAACATTTTAGAAAGatgcaaagaaaacaaatcacCTTCTGTGCCAGATCAGTGTACATTGGTAGACGTGGCTTATGTGCGCCATGTTAAAAGGCACAAAACACACAATTATGCTTAGAGGCTATGTGTATTGAATACAAGGGAATGGCCCTGCATGGAGCTACGTTTTAagttaaaaagagaagaaaatggcTTGAGAGGGGGAAATGTGAGCCATCCAAGTAGTGCCTAAGTACATATTGAGCCAGGAGGTTCATTTGATGAAGTAGAAGGGTTAGCGTTTGTCAGAAAAGGTTTTGGGTTCTTCTGTGTGCTTCCTTAGTTATTAGAGCCTCTATTtagagaatatccatccatccatccatccatctgtaaTGTCATTTATTGTCTTAACTCATTTTCTCACTGATGTGGCACTCCGAATGTGACTCCGACATGCTGGTACTTTCTCATACTGTTACTTTAAGCAActattatattcatatatatgtgGATGAATAATTTGTGTTTTGGAGGTCATTAAATGTCGGAGAGCATTGCTCTTCCAGTCCCATTCACATTCTTCTGTAAGGAGGCTTATCAACATTGCTCCCTTTGGAGGTTATCTGATTTTTAAGCAAAGCCCCTCTTTCCTTTTCCACCCTCTTAAAATGAAGACCATTTTCTGCCGCTGCAGAGTTGAGACATATCCACTGGGATCTGATGGCTATCTAGTTTGCCAGTGGCATAGGGCTAAACATTCCAATTCTTTCctcgctgatttttttttttttttccatcacaaTGTTTGCCAGTTGTATGTACTGTGGTGGCATCACTTCCCACTAAGCCAGCAATATGCAATGGCACCTTCTTTCTCTCTGTACAGCTTATGGTGTTgatgaaaatatttacaattttgtaCTTTACttaacataatgaaaaatattcaTGTTATTCCAACATAAGTTTTAGGGAGatattgtaaaatgtttaaaaaagaattCTTAGTAGAGAGTCTAATTTACAAGAGTAAGCCTGTTTTTCAGTGGTTGCCCACAGCCCAGCTCTAGTGGGTAATTTCTGTCCTTTTTCTTCTGTCTGTTAATCAGGATCTTGAAAATGACTACACGTGCTCCTGTCCGCAAGGCTTTTATGGTAAGAACTGTGAGATCAGTGCCATGACTTGTGCGGATGGGCCTTGCTTCAATGGTGGCACGTGTGTGGAGAAGCCCACCGGTGGCTACTCCTGTCAGTGTCCGACTAACTACATGGGCTCCAACTGTGAAAAGAAAATCGACCGTTGCAGCAACAACCCCTGTGCTAATGGTaagtctttgtttgtttgtttgtttgtttctttctttctttctttctttgtttctttctttctttctttctttctctttctaccAGCAATCACCTATGAgccaattttgtcttttttttttttaggggggaGCTGTTTGGATCTTGGCCGCAGCATGCTATGCCGATGTCGGCCTGGTTTTGCTGGCCCCCGTTGTGAGATCAATGTGGATGACTGTGCCCGTAGTCCCTGCCGAAACGGCGGCACCTGTGTAGATGGCATCAATGATTATACCTGTACTTGTACCCTGGGCTACACTGGCAAGGACTGTGCTGTCCGGTCAGATGCCTGCAGCTTTTTCCCTTGCAAGAATGGTGGCACATGCTTTACCCACTTCACAGGTCCTGTCTGCCAATGTCCGCCCGGTTTCATGGGGCCCAGCTGCGAGTTCAGCCTGAAGCCTACAAACGTCCCAGAGCAAGCCAAGGAGCAATTCCCAGTTGCTCTGGCTGTCTCTTTTGTCCTTGGAATTATAACCTTGGCTCTTGTGGTTTGTGCGGCCACCATTGTGCTCCGGCAGATGCGACAGAACCAGAAAGGCTTGGGGCCTGCTGTCCGAAATGACCTGGAAACCATCAACAATCTCTCCCAGTTTCAAAGAGAGAAGGAGGCTTTCATCATCCCAGGAGGAGCGGGCCACTGTAAAGTCACCAACAAGGATGCCCA
The Polypterus senegalus isolate Bchr_013 unplaced genomic scaffold, ASM1683550v1 scaffold_418, whole genome shotgun sequence genome window above contains:
- the LOC120522252 gene encoding delta-like protein C — its product is MALGLLLCLLALQSTHLVHSSGVFELKVHSFTSSRSSCKTPRECQIFFRVCLKHAQAVISPEPPCTYGTGHTEILPTDQSAIADGAYIRVPFHFKWPGVFSLIIEAWNADSTEQSTENPSNMISRLATKRRLAVGEDWSQDVHFGEQSELRYSYHVVCDEHYYGESCSDYCRPRDDTFGHYTCDEVGIRNCLYGWKGDYCSEPICLPGCSENHGYCERPGECKCRIGWQGRLCDECVRYPGCLHGTCSKPWECNCQEGWGGLFCNQDLNYCTNHKPCLNGATCTNTGQGSYTCACRPGYSGTNCELETNECDSNPCKNGGSCNDLENDYTCSCPQGFYGKNCEISAMTCADGPCFNGGTCVEKPTGGYSCQCPTNYMGSNCEKKIDRCSNNPCANGGSCLDLGRSMLCRCRPGFAGPRCEINVDDCARSPCRNGGTCVDGINDYTCTCTLGYTGKDCAVRSDACSFFPCKNGGTCFTHFTGPVCQCPPGFMGPSCEFSLKPTNVPEQAKEQFPVALAVSFVLGIITLALVVCAATIVLRQMRQNQKGLGPAVRNDLETINNLSQFQREKEAFIIPGGAGHCKVTNKDAQLSSEGLSDKAGYKQRLMDYNYAEEEAVSKNKFDHKRTEQIISVSSLTFQKESLHHPVYIIPEQIEQCVFATEV